In Apis mellifera strain DH4 linkage group LG3, Amel_HAv3.1, whole genome shotgun sequence, one DNA window encodes the following:
- the LOC410957 gene encoding uncharacterized protein LOC410957 isoform X3 produces the protein MNINVLECNGWFTRDLKRRHSWSSEIDYQPAETEAVATPGGDPAAPSSDDEDRVSEYKEHGCSVQTVDLVADCPLQVVTPSSRSPSPPRSPTPATPSTPLAPPRSMGQRPSTLLRPKISLTWVLRGQQQPASSNSHSTTNGNAGGNGDREGLSRDGKERSSKRSVKSVKEKDNGKENVETEKREKKVLHRIEKIERTEKSISKEILVNERSLDSPLEKQSEKEFSGLKEAKEKEKVKRAVSEPSLVSRESTSTPSGREKHRHRRTKRSHKPRPPSRFGYEIADLDAYLTKASIEKPANIPVVLSFPSVLYQTQGGTQDEMALPLGTVVNAVFKNQTWLYVQTPHGQEGYVGYAACLPLGILPQPTRGPCWEDSTDVFPRPLGNMTDTEKLRDTRSECGARGRNPRVRRSSRDAVSACGERSVDRLYLRAAANARTKGSRHTLLVIRSDYEGQGGNALSVSKGDVVALLSDHVSDWFWVRSRDGREGFIPAVIAGHGFL, from the exons GGGATCTGAAGAGGCGACACTCGTGGAGCAGTGAGATCGACTATCAGCCGGCGGAAACGGAAGCCGTAGCGACACCGGGAGGAGATCCCGCTGCCCCGTCCTCGGACGACGAGGACAGAGTCTCGGAGTACAAG GAACATGGGTGTTCGGTGCAGACGGTGGACCTGGTGGCGGACTGTCCTTTGCAGGTAGTGACGCCTTCATCGAGGTCCCCGTCACCGCCCAGATCGCCGACGCCCGCGACGCCCTCGACGCCCCTCGCACCCCCGAGGAGCATGGGTCAACGGCCAAGCACCCTGTTGCGCCCCAAAATCTCTTTGACCTGGGTCCTTCGTGGGCAACAGCAACCTGCATCCAGCAACAGTCATTCGACCACCAATGGGAATGCag GTGGGAACGGCGATCGAGAGGGCTTGTCACGAGATGGTAAAGAAAGATCCTCGAAGAGGAGTGTGAAAAGTGTGAAGGAAAAAGACAACGGTAAGGAGAATGTCGAAACAgaaaaacgagagaagaagGTTCTGCATAGAATAGAGAAGATCGAAAGGACGGAGAAG TCAATTAGCAAAGAAATACTGGTCAATGAAAGATCGCTGGACAGTCCTTTAGAGAAACAatctgaaaaagaattttcaggGCTAAAGGAggcgaaggagaaagagaaagttaAGAGGGCAGTGTCCGAGCCGTCTCTCGTGTCACGTGAGTCAACGTCCACGCCTAGTGGTCGGGAGAAGCACAGACATCGAAGAACCAAACGATCCCACAAACCCAGACCGCCAAGTAGATTTGGTTATGAAATTGCAGACCTTGATGCATACCTTACCAAA gcCTCGATAGAAAAACCTGCAAACATTCCTGTTGTTCTTTCGTTTCCATCTGTCCTGTATCAAACCCAAGGTGGTACTCAAGACGAGATGGCTCTCCCTCTTGGTACAGTTGTGAATGCTGTATTCAAGAATCAAACTTGGTTATACGTTCAAACTCCACATGGTCAAGAAGGGTACGTCGGGTATGCAGCTTGCTTACCATTAGGAATATTACCACAACCAACAAGAGGACCATGTTGGGAAGACTCTACAGACGTATTTCCTCGTCCCTTag GAAACATGACCGATACGGAAAAACTAAGGGATACTAGGTCAGAGTGTGGTGCTCGAGGTAGAAATCCAAGAGTAAGACGTAGTTCTAGAGACGCAGTATCAGCCTGCGGGGAACGTAGTGTTGACAGATTGTATCTCAGAGCAGCAGCGAATGCTAGAACCAAAGGATCTCGACATACTTTACTCGTTATACGTAGCGATTATGAGGGTCAAGGTGGAAACGCTCTTAGTGTCTCCAAAGGCGATGTTGTTGCATTACTTAGCGATCATGTTAGTGATTGGTTCTGGGTTCGTTCGCGAGATGGTAGAGAGGGCTTTATACCTGCGGTGATTGCAGGTCATGGCTTTCTGTGA
- the LOC410957 gene encoding uncharacterized protein LOC410957 isoform X1, whose protein sequence is MNINVLECNGWFTRDLKRRHSWSSEIDYQPAETEAVATPGGDPAAPSSDDEDRVSEYKEHGCSVQTVDLVADCPLQVVTPSSRSPSPPRSPTPATPSTPLAPPRSMGQRPSTLLRPKISLTWVLRGQQQPASSNSHSTTNGNAGGNGDREGLSRDGKERSSKRSVKSVKEKDNGKENVETEKREKKVLHRIEKIERTEKVEVQEKSISKEILVNERSLDSPLEKQSEKEFSGLKEAKEKEKVKRAVSEPSLVSRESTSTPSGREKHRHRRTKRSHKPRPPSRFGYEIADLDAYLTKASIEKPANIPVVLSFPSVLYQTQGGTQDEMALPLGTVVNAVFKNQTWLYVQTPHGQEGYVGYAACLPLGILPQPTRGPCWEDSTDVFPRPLGNMTDTEKLRDTRSECGARGRNPRVRRSSRDAVSACGERSVDRLYLRAAANARTKGSRHTLLVIRSDYEGQGGNALSVSKGDVVALLSDHVSDWFWVRSRDGREGFIPAVIAGHGFL, encoded by the exons GGGATCTGAAGAGGCGACACTCGTGGAGCAGTGAGATCGACTATCAGCCGGCGGAAACGGAAGCCGTAGCGACACCGGGAGGAGATCCCGCTGCCCCGTCCTCGGACGACGAGGACAGAGTCTCGGAGTACAAG GAACATGGGTGTTCGGTGCAGACGGTGGACCTGGTGGCGGACTGTCCTTTGCAGGTAGTGACGCCTTCATCGAGGTCCCCGTCACCGCCCAGATCGCCGACGCCCGCGACGCCCTCGACGCCCCTCGCACCCCCGAGGAGCATGGGTCAACGGCCAAGCACCCTGTTGCGCCCCAAAATCTCTTTGACCTGGGTCCTTCGTGGGCAACAGCAACCTGCATCCAGCAACAGTCATTCGACCACCAATGGGAATGCag GTGGGAACGGCGATCGAGAGGGCTTGTCACGAGATGGTAAAGAAAGATCCTCGAAGAGGAGTGTGAAAAGTGTGAAGGAAAAAGACAACGGTAAGGAGAATGTCGAAACAgaaaaacgagagaagaagGTTCTGCATAGAATAGAGAAGATCGAAAGGACGGAGAAGGTAGAAGTTCAGGAAAag TCAATTAGCAAAGAAATACTGGTCAATGAAAGATCGCTGGACAGTCCTTTAGAGAAACAatctgaaaaagaattttcaggGCTAAAGGAggcgaaggagaaagagaaagttaAGAGGGCAGTGTCCGAGCCGTCTCTCGTGTCACGTGAGTCAACGTCCACGCCTAGTGGTCGGGAGAAGCACAGACATCGAAGAACCAAACGATCCCACAAACCCAGACCGCCAAGTAGATTTGGTTATGAAATTGCAGACCTTGATGCATACCTTACCAAA gcCTCGATAGAAAAACCTGCAAACATTCCTGTTGTTCTTTCGTTTCCATCTGTCCTGTATCAAACCCAAGGTGGTACTCAAGACGAGATGGCTCTCCCTCTTGGTACAGTTGTGAATGCTGTATTCAAGAATCAAACTTGGTTATACGTTCAAACTCCACATGGTCAAGAAGGGTACGTCGGGTATGCAGCTTGCTTACCATTAGGAATATTACCACAACCAACAAGAGGACCATGTTGGGAAGACTCTACAGACGTATTTCCTCGTCCCTTag GAAACATGACCGATACGGAAAAACTAAGGGATACTAGGTCAGAGTGTGGTGCTCGAGGTAGAAATCCAAGAGTAAGACGTAGTTCTAGAGACGCAGTATCAGCCTGCGGGGAACGTAGTGTTGACAGATTGTATCTCAGAGCAGCAGCGAATGCTAGAACCAAAGGATCTCGACATACTTTACTCGTTATACGTAGCGATTATGAGGGTCAAGGTGGAAACGCTCTTAGTGTCTCCAAAGGCGATGTTGTTGCATTACTTAGCGATCATGTTAGTGATTGGTTCTGGGTTCGTTCGCGAGATGGTAGAGAGGGCTTTATACCTGCGGTGATTGCAGGTCATGGCTTTCTGTGA
- the LOC410957 gene encoding uncharacterized protein LOC410957 isoform X2, translated as MFARLCRQVPNGDLKRRHSWSSEIDYQPAETEAVATPGGDPAAPSSDDEDRVSEYKEHGCSVQTVDLVADCPLQVVTPSSRSPSPPRSPTPATPSTPLAPPRSMGQRPSTLLRPKISLTWVLRGQQQPASSNSHSTTNGNAGGNGDREGLSRDGKERSSKRSVKSVKEKDNGKENVETEKREKKVLHRIEKIERTEKVEVQEKSISKEILVNERSLDSPLEKQSEKEFSGLKEAKEKEKVKRAVSEPSLVSRESTSTPSGREKHRHRRTKRSHKPRPPSRFGYEIADLDAYLTKASIEKPANIPVVLSFPSVLYQTQGGTQDEMALPLGTVVNAVFKNQTWLYVQTPHGQEGYVGYAACLPLGILPQPTRGPCWEDSTDVFPRPLGNMTDTEKLRDTRSECGARGRNPRVRRSSRDAVSACGERSVDRLYLRAAANARTKGSRHTLLVIRSDYEGQGGNALSVSKGDVVALLSDHVSDWFWVRSRDGREGFIPAVIAGHGFL; from the exons GGGATCTGAAGAGGCGACACTCGTGGAGCAGTGAGATCGACTATCAGCCGGCGGAAACGGAAGCCGTAGCGACACCGGGAGGAGATCCCGCTGCCCCGTCCTCGGACGACGAGGACAGAGTCTCGGAGTACAAG GAACATGGGTGTTCGGTGCAGACGGTGGACCTGGTGGCGGACTGTCCTTTGCAGGTAGTGACGCCTTCATCGAGGTCCCCGTCACCGCCCAGATCGCCGACGCCCGCGACGCCCTCGACGCCCCTCGCACCCCCGAGGAGCATGGGTCAACGGCCAAGCACCCTGTTGCGCCCCAAAATCTCTTTGACCTGGGTCCTTCGTGGGCAACAGCAACCTGCATCCAGCAACAGTCATTCGACCACCAATGGGAATGCag GTGGGAACGGCGATCGAGAGGGCTTGTCACGAGATGGTAAAGAAAGATCCTCGAAGAGGAGTGTGAAAAGTGTGAAGGAAAAAGACAACGGTAAGGAGAATGTCGAAACAgaaaaacgagagaagaagGTTCTGCATAGAATAGAGAAGATCGAAAGGACGGAGAAGGTAGAAGTTCAGGAAAag TCAATTAGCAAAGAAATACTGGTCAATGAAAGATCGCTGGACAGTCCTTTAGAGAAACAatctgaaaaagaattttcaggGCTAAAGGAggcgaaggagaaagagaaagttaAGAGGGCAGTGTCCGAGCCGTCTCTCGTGTCACGTGAGTCAACGTCCACGCCTAGTGGTCGGGAGAAGCACAGACATCGAAGAACCAAACGATCCCACAAACCCAGACCGCCAAGTAGATTTGGTTATGAAATTGCAGACCTTGATGCATACCTTACCAAA gcCTCGATAGAAAAACCTGCAAACATTCCTGTTGTTCTTTCGTTTCCATCTGTCCTGTATCAAACCCAAGGTGGTACTCAAGACGAGATGGCTCTCCCTCTTGGTACAGTTGTGAATGCTGTATTCAAGAATCAAACTTGGTTATACGTTCAAACTCCACATGGTCAAGAAGGGTACGTCGGGTATGCAGCTTGCTTACCATTAGGAATATTACCACAACCAACAAGAGGACCATGTTGGGAAGACTCTACAGACGTATTTCCTCGTCCCTTag GAAACATGACCGATACGGAAAAACTAAGGGATACTAGGTCAGAGTGTGGTGCTCGAGGTAGAAATCCAAGAGTAAGACGTAGTTCTAGAGACGCAGTATCAGCCTGCGGGGAACGTAGTGTTGACAGATTGTATCTCAGAGCAGCAGCGAATGCTAGAACCAAAGGATCTCGACATACTTTACTCGTTATACGTAGCGATTATGAGGGTCAAGGTGGAAACGCTCTTAGTGTCTCCAAAGGCGATGTTGTTGCATTACTTAGCGATCATGTTAGTGATTGGTTCTGGGTTCGTTCGCGAGATGGTAGAGAGGGCTTTATACCTGCGGTGATTGCAGGTCATGGCTTTCTGTGA
- the LOC725830 gene encoding THO complex subunit 6 homolog, with amino-acid sequence MSILVSFTFIVLIANLFSNVMKINQEVMTDTINQKLFYNTILSQTFSPDGNYLLAGNIYGDISVFELSKALGPHKVEENELQGPNYHFTAHSNQQVESMISTDNFLVTGTSGEICGWDWKIITSSKNPKNKVSWTIQLPVNKDSYEKPDVNYLVYSKLNNLLYAGCGDNNIYIISLEDGRILRSLEGHTDYIHCLSLMSNQLASCSEDGTVRLWDLRKKENTNILTPHLIDKVARPRLGKWIGAIDFTDDWLLCGGGPNLSLWHMRTMEAATVFDLPDEGIHVANIYEERVIAAGSAPHVYHLTYQGEMLAKVPTSSNTVYSIIYQETPQKVFSIAGSSNNLDICTNFNYRELILKFA; translated from the exons ATGTCTATATTAGtttcatttacttttataGTGTTGATTGCTAACCTCTTTTCGaatgttatgaaaattaatcaagaaGTGATGACAGATACGATTAatcaaaagttattttataatactatattgtCACAAACATTTTCTCCagatggaaattatttattggctGGAAATATTTACGGAGACATTTCAGTTTTTGa GTTATCAAAAGCTTTAGGACCACACAAAgttgaagaaaatgaattacaaGGTCCTAATTATCACTTCACTGCTCATTCCAATCAACAAGTAGAAAGTATGATTTCAacagataattttttagtaaCAGGAACATCAGGAGAAATATGCGGATgggattggaaaataattacttcAAGTAAAAATCCAAAGAATAAAGTTTCGTGGACTATACAACTTCCTGTTAATAA ggaTAGTTATGAAAAACcagatgtaaattatttagtatattctaaattaaataatcttttatacgCTGGTTGtggtgataataatatttatataattagtttAGAAGATGGTAGAATATTAAGAAGCTTAGAAGGACATACAGATTATATTCATTGTCTATCTTTAAT gaGTAATCAGTTAGCTTCATGCAGTGAAGATGGAACAGTGAGATTATGGGATTtacggaaaaaagaaaatactaatatattaacaccTCATTTAATAGACAAAGTTGCAAGACCAAGATTAGGCAAATGGATTGGTGCTATAGATTTCACGGATGATTGGCtg TTATGTGGAGGTGGtccaaatttatctttatggCATATGCGCACAATGGAAGCAGCCACTGTATTCGATCTTCCAGATGAAGGTATTCATGtagcaaatatttatgaagaGCGTGTAATAGCTGCTGGATCAGCACCTCATGTTTATCACCTTACTTATCAAGGAGAAATGTTGGCTAAAGTGCCAACTTCCAGTAACACtgtatatagtattatttatcaagaaaCACCGCAAAAAGTATTTAGTATAGCTGGTTCATCAAATAACCTTGATATTtgtacgaattttaattatcgtgaattaatattaaaatttgcataa